In Anopheles gambiae chromosome 2, idAnoGambNW_F1_1, whole genome shotgun sequence, a single window of DNA contains:
- the LOC1276506 gene encoding uncharacterized protein LOC1276506 isoform X1, with the protein MWRKSRTNELREREAPPGVAGEKPGRTSGKGSIQDGRDAGSSLILPSTGGSLWLVVVKRRNYRRCVWCREQLPNLHRRDPFRKLSQRRRSSRKPDAAECYMCNANVELENPDSFATCRGCEKLVCRGENCCQWVESIGIWECTGCQSNRVIQQKAGEWLLNQLTVRLKHPGPVELKDGNLLGLGLDTDDTRSTTSSTTTTVSANQRVKVREFIEELLSAMLHGPLDDVSVGQLMKHESYLRLFRKFHTRLSRCLYNLERSIHHSLMSDLPLWEGQQQHHSPSDQHFELKRLIQKILEEIAKLPELLNHSGLPLRPEEHLPYFDPKKYEQLLATAVLNKVVDDYRNPKNFTDGGDVAGKGQTGAGATPYTGTTVDINHNQLSETGSSRSLLSKESLRQMSVTADDQAPQPHEGVSYSAIGTERRLSDTDESYLSDYIQRHKVPLPDLSDTTGSGSGAEDDDLQSLKSNATDGTWEENWLFRKRQLKTTESSIAMLVPSPTEEVKALIGDKNADEISDLSEAGSDCEGYESDGNVNGGTVPAVAPVVVASSSKDTTSEGISSSSKTQSLDEILPPDSLVSINSLPVNEEALSEATNSQLLADQVAQNGASERLQVDDLISIEPVADRVETTNPTLTNPFLDDVFEANNNVITDDVKMLQRTETGDNRSSATESNGYGDRKEIPIDRAHPSPSNPVAVDSVVVVAVAPLADSSPTNGNGSSVDSSVETDSIIDSSSVKTNKLEFLKQPEVLLDSRSPPDSPVQQVLSPHPIMMTITDVFDRLANSSPLTAISEEQPPAVLDEMVDSEPPTLEAITEECSGLVEEKHPVLSPSDSVQVEQDESEYRTISEATNNSLLLADSFEGLESFDTYEPGNDEFCSLMEPNDSDRTPEPGPSPDLLQIRETPPAALYVCNQDQLEFAEQLRSLEEDATKQQDPFERTPDDQPTRVSLQPDLVTFDNNAPSPDSGPPGIVAVTEQMRAYCEELKAILNLPEDEEPSQELSVPLEPEPEQWEIVDTPEALEALEQFQNELLIAVSDPTQTDVRPCSNHAIREEPLLELEDRFPGPIEVAGLQMAQYSDSLKSLEYVEEGTVMDEETLPLPDAYIERGESPQALLVSSEDSSQPIVTISHTPSTEPEPSITTVSLPGEEHPPTSTEETMLTSMESRDESKIEDTSMPAFSDTELPSLSSPFTSFSLTNSTINNNNNNNCMPTNISLTEQGPNHLVTNHTSNNTNPSIEVGESALEVDPEQPQAVESVADVCSLVPAQIATNGGDVPEVQGDSGEQDASVDAPDTLIPGSIAEREHLKWRNAKPIANNPYSPDVLQRRLSEKTRPSSMIEIDRLVRKEAAPATGRAAGGVLIDDEETPKEPTDSGTENDRSLQSVTGGVLTETKKIGREYYINDPERLRAGGAPLKSTLGPQTQTQQPSHSTDDEKSLLLGRAVDESEAAAPQKLTPEPVSSLYRSSSVGKQRDPRAEDIFAARPVQVTADDPILQQGTKVSYLSTAAGEIYLVPVESEPNGGSLMSSSSELSSVHSPTNAHQRPELDSLTYSEDSDVTRIYDLTTGEAKVVRTCHSETEPPHDTILQILPQPSPTKQQPAIMATAPSHEQSSSSSNVSALKSQLSTGERADAGSYHRRSPFPVKPLSPETIKFFAPKRKLSFTGSTNSLVGESGSKGAGSEQGTTHVLPSMHSSLHIDYPASRSATGSEFAIIEKDVIDVLPSVKELAKCYSGSTSDVSTLPPKPLYKPRVKLRKDFIRQSSDVLNEEGMPNTKGQRQYSSTSSIAVRDEIREIRKLNLEAYRQSTYYPMAPGHSITARSLSKQIREHKSNVTDDHKVGHHQQEEQTAPAPLVPGGADGELNGTDADDEPGHASPERPASPVLLPGHLKSSIQFFESLKNKP; encoded by the exons ATGTGGAGGAAAAGCCGAACGAACGAATTGAGGGAACGAGAAGCACCACCTGGCGTGGCAGGGGAAAAGCCCGGCCGAACAAGCGGGAAAGGTAGCATACAGGATGGACGAGAtgcaggttcgtcgcttataCTTCCGAGCACCGGCGGCAGTCTCTGGTTAGTGGTCGTTAAGCGACGTAACTATCGCCGTTGCGTGTGGTGTAGGGAGCAGTTACCAAACTTGCATCGGCGCGATCCCTTCCG TAAACTCAGCCAACGACGGCGCTCTTCCCGGAAGCCCGATGCGGCAGAGTGTTACATGTGTAACGCAAACGTCGAGCTCGAAAATCCAGACAG CTTCGCAACATGCCGCGGTTGCGAAAAACTGGTCTGCCGGGGCGAAAACTGCTGCCAGTGGGTGGAATCGATCGGCATCTGGGAATGTACCGGCTGCCAGTCGAATCGCGTAATCCAGCAGAAGGCGGGCGAATGGCTGCTGAACCAGTTGACCGTCCGGCTGAAGCACCCGGGCCCGGTAGAGCTGAAGGACGGCAATCTGCTCGGTCTCGGTTTGG ACACGGACGATACTCGCAGCACCACTTCCAGCACAACGACGACCGTTTCGGCCAACCAGCGTGTGAAGGTGCGAGAATTTATCGAGGAGCTGCTGTCCGCTATGCTGCACGGTCCGCTGGACGATGTATCCGTTGGGCAGCTAATGAAACATGAAAGCT ATTTAAGACTTTTTCGCAAGTTCCACACACGTTTGAGCAGGTGTCTGTACAATCTAGAACGCTCGATCCATCACTCACTAATGTCGG atctaCCACTATGGGAAGgtcaacagcagcatcacagCCCGAGCGATCAGCACTTCGAGCTGAAGCGACTGATACAGAAGATACTGGAAGAGATCGCCAAGCTGCCGGAGCTGCTGAACCACAGTGGCCTTCCGCTACGGCCGGAAGAGCATCTGCCGTACTTCGATCCGAAGAAGTACGAGCAGCTGTTGGCCACTGCGGTGCTGAACAAG GTGGTGGACGACTATCGGAATCCGAAAAACTTCACCGACGGCGGTGACGTGGCAGGCAAGGGGCAGACCGGCGCTGGTGCCACCCCGTACACCGGTACCACGGTGGACATTAACCACAATCAGCTGTCCGAGACGG GTAGCAGCCGAAGTTTGCTGAGTAAAGAAAGCCTCAGACAGATGTCCGTAACG GCTGACGATCAAGCACCACAACCACACGAAGGCGTCAGCTACAGTGCGATCGGCACGGAAAGGCGACTCTCCGACACGGACGAATCCTACCTGAGCGACTACATCCAGCGGCATAAAGTCCCGCTGCCCGATCTGTCCGACACGACCGGATCCGGGTCCGGTGCCGAGGACGACGATCTGCAATCGCTCAAGTCGAACGCGACCGATGGTACGTGGGAGGAAAATTGGCTGTTCCGCAAGCGGCAACTGAAGACGACCGAATCCTCGATCGCCATGCTCGTACCGTCGCCCACCGAAGAGGTGAAAGCACTGATCGGGGACAAGAATGCGGATGAGATCAGTGATCTGTCTGAGGCAGGATCGGACTGTGAAGGGTACGAGTCGGATGGGAATGTGAACGGTGGCACTGTACCAGCGGTAGCGCCTGTGGTTGTGGCATCAAGCAGCAAAGACACAACGAGTGAGGGAATTTCGTCCTCCTCCAAGACACAATCACTGGACGAGATCCTGCCGCCCGACAGTCTCGTGTCGATCAACTCGTTGCCGGTCAATGAGGAGGCACTGTCGGAAGCTACCAACAGTCAGCTGCTGGCCGATCAGGTCGCACAGAACGGAGCCAGTGAACGTCTGCAGGTGGACGATCTGATCAGTATCGAACCGGTGGCGGACAGGGTGGAAACGACCAATCCAACCCTGACCAACCCATTCCTGGACGATGTGTTTGAGGCAAACAACAATGTTATAACGGACGACGTGAAGATGCTGCAGCGTACCGAGACAGGGGACAATCG CAGTTCCGCCACCGAATCCAACGGTTACGGTGACCGAAAAGAAATCCCAATAGATCGAG CACACCCTTCTCCATCAAATCCCGTAGCAGTAGACAGTGTAGTAGTGGTAGCGGTTGCGCCTCTAGCGGACAGTAGCCCAACTAATGGTAATGGTAGTAGCGTGGATAGTAGTGTAGAAACAGATAGTATCATCGATAGTAGTAGCGTGAAGACTAACAAACTGGAGTTCTTAAAACAACCGGAAGTGCTGCTCGATTCCCGTTCACCACCGGACTCGCCAGTGCAGCAGGTACTGTCACCGCATCCGATCATGATGACGATCACGGACGTTTTCGATCGGTTGGCGAACAGTTCCCCACTGACAGCCATCTCGGAGGAGCAACCGCCGGCAGTGCTGGATGAAATGGTTGACAGCGAACCGCCAACGCTGGAAGCGATCACGGAAGAATGTTCCGGGCtggtggaagaaaaacatCCCGTCCTATCCCCATCAGACAGCGTACAGGTCGAGCAGGATGAGAGCGAGTATCGAACAATTTCCGAAGCAACTAACAACAGTCTCCTGCTGGCGGATTCGTTCGAAGGACTTGAATCGTTCGATACGTACGAGCCAGGGAACGATGAGTTTTGCTCGCTTATGGAACCGAATGACTCCGATCGAACGCCGGAACCCGGGCCATCGCCTGATCTGCTACAAATACGGGAAACACCACCAGCTGCATTGTATGTGTGCAATCAAGATCAGCTTGAGTTTGCAGAGCAGTTGAGATCACTGGAAGAGGATGCTACCAAGCAGCAAGACCCTTTCGAACGTACACCAGACGATCAACCGACTCGGGTATCGCTTCAGCCCGATCTGGTAACGTTCGACAACAATGCCCCGAGTCCGGATTCGGGTCCACCAGGGATAGTGGCCGTCACGGAGCAGATGCGTGCGTACTGTGAAGAATTAAAAGCCATACTAAATCTTCCTGAAGATGAAGAACCCTCTCAGGAACTGTCCGTCCCCTTAGAGCCGGAACCGGAACAGTGGGAAATTGTGGACACACCGGAAGCACTGGAAGCGCTAGAACAGttccaaaatgagctgctgaTTGCTGTTAGCGATCCAACGCAAACCGATGTTCGACCGTGCAGTAATCATGCGATTCGGGAAGAACCACTGCTGGAGCTTGAGGACAGATTCCCCGGCCCAATTGAGGTGGCCGGGCTGCAGATGGCACAGTACAGTGACAGTTTGAAAAGCCTGGAGTACGTCGAGGAAGGAACTGTGATGGATGAGGAAACGTTACCCCTTCCAGACGCTTACATCGAACGCGGGGAGTCACCGCAAGCGTTGCTTGTATCTTCAGAAGATTCTTCACAGCCCATAGTAACGATCAGCCATACACCTTCTACCGAGCCGGAACCATCCATCACGACAGTGAGCCTGCCAGGGGAGGAACACCCACCGACCAGCACGGAAGAAACGATGCTCACGTCGATGGAGTCCCGGGACGAGTCGAAGATCGAGGACACGAGCATGCCCGCGTTCAGTGATACCGAGCTTCCCTCCCTCTCATCGCCATTCACTTCCTTCTCACTTACCAATTCTAccattaacaacaacaacaacaacaattgcaTGCCAACTAACATCAGCCTCACGGAACAGGGTCCTAACCATCTTGTCACTAACCACACCTCGAATAACACGAATCCAAGTATTGAAGTAGGCGAGTCTGCGCTGGAAGTTGATCCAGAGCAACCGCAAGCAGTGGAATCGGTCGCTGACGTATGTTCGCTCGTTCCAGCACAAATAGCAACCAATGGAGGCGATGTACCGGAGGTACAGGGTGATTCTGGAGAGCAGGACGCGTCCGTGGATGCACCGGACACGCTCATACCAG GATCCATTGCCGAACGGGAGCATCTGAAGTGGCGCAATGCCAAACCGATCGCCAATAACCCGTACTCGCCCGATGTGCTCCAGCGTCGGCTGTCGGAAAAGACACGCCCGTCCAGCATGATCGAGATCGATCGGTTGGTGCGGAAGGAGGCGGCCCCAGCCACCGGAAGAGCTGCCGGCGGTGTGCTGATCGACGATGAGGAAACTCCAAAGGAACCGACGGATTCGGGGACAGAAAACGATCGCTCGTTACAGTCGGTGACGGGTGGCGTACTGACAGAAACGAAGAA GATCGGTCGCGAGTACTACATCAACGATCCAGAGCGTCTGCGTGCGGGCGGTGCCCCCTTAAAGTCCACCCTAGGTCCCCAGACGCAAACCCAGCAGCCATCGCACAGTACCGACGACGAGAAA TCCCTTCTGCTTGGCCGTGCTGTGGATGAGAGTGAAGCTGCAGCCCCTCAAAAACTCACCCCCGAACCGGTCAGCTCCCTGTACCGCTCGAGCAGCGTCGGTAAGCAGCGAGACCCCAGGGCGGAAGACATCTTCGCTGCCCGCCCGGTACAGGTGACGGCAGACGATCCGATCCTGCAGCAGGGCACGAAGGTGAGCTACCTCAGTACGGCGGCGGGCGAGATCTATCTCGTACCTGTGGAGTCAGAACCGAACGGAGGCTCACTGATGAGCTCTTCCTCTGAGCTAAGCTCCGTTCACTCACCGACGAACGCTCATCAGCGCCCGGAGCTGGATAGCCTTACGTACAGCGAAGACTCGGATGTGACGCGTATCTACGACCTAACGACCGGGGAGGCAAAGGTCGTCCGTACGTGTCACTCGGAAACGGAGCCACCGCACGATACGATCCTGCAAATACTACCTCAACCCTCACCGACCAAACAGCAGCCAGCGATAATGGCGACTGCCCCTAGTCATGaacagtcgtcgtcgtcgtccaacGTATCGGCCCTTAAAAGTCAACTTTCTACCGGCGAACGGGCGGATGCTGGAAGCTATCATCGCCGTTCGCCATTTCCCGTGAAACCACTCTCGCCCGAAACGATCAAATTCTTTGCGCCGAAGCGAAAGCTTAGCTTTACCGGCAGCACGAACAGTTTGGTGGGGGAGTCGGGGAGCAAGGGAGCTGGTAGTGAGCAGGGTACTACACACGTGCTGCCCTCGATGCACTCGTCGCTGCACATTGACTATCCCGCGAGCCGGAGCGCGACGGGCAGCGAGTTTGCGATCATCGAGAAGGATGTGATCGATGTGCTGCCGTCGGTGAAGGAGCTGGCCAAGTGTTACAGTGGTAGCACGAGCGATGTGTCCACGTTGCCACCGAAACCACTGTACAAACCGAGG GTCAAGCTTAGAAAG GACTTTATCCGCCAGTCGTCCGATGTGCTGAACGAGGAAGGCATGCCCAACACGAAGGGCCAGCGGCAGTACAGCAGCACGAGCAGCATAGCGGTGCGGGACGAGATACGGGAGATCCGAAAGCTCAACCTGGAAGCGTACCGACAGTCGACGTACTACCCGATGGCTCCCGGGCACAGCATAACGGCGCGCAGCCTGTCGAAGCAGATCCGTGAGCATAA GAGCAACGTTACAGACGACCATAAGGTGGGCCACCACCAGCAGGAGGAGCAAACGGCACCAGCACCGTTGGTGCCGGGTGGTGCCGACGGTGAGCTCAACGGAACCGatgcagacgacgaacccggcCATGCATCTCCGGAGCGTCCCGCCAGCCCCGTACTACTGCCCGGCCATCTGAAGAGTAGCATACAGTTTTTCGAAAGCCTCAAGAACAAACCGTAA
- the LOC1276506 gene encoding uncharacterized protein LOC1276506 isoform X17: MWRKSRTNELREREAPPGVAGEKPGRTSGKGSIQDGRDAGSSLILPSTGGSLWLVVVKRRNYRRCVWCREQLPNLHRRDPFRKLSQRRRSSRKPDAAECYMCNANVELENPDSFATCRGCEKLVCRGENCCQWVESIGIWECTGCQSNRVIQQKAGEWLLNQLTVRLKHPGPVELKDGNLLGLGLDTDDTRSTTSSTTTTVSANQRVKVREFIEELLSAMLHGPLDDVSVGQLMKHESYLRLFRKFHTRLSRCLYNLERSIHHSLMSDLPLWEGQQQHHSPSDQHFELKRLIQKILEEIAKLPELLNHSGLPLRPEEHLPYFDPKKYEQLLATAVLNKVVDDYRNPKNFTDGGDVAGKGQTGAGATPYTGTTVDINHNQLSETGSSRSLLSKESLRQMSVTADDQAPQPHEGVSYSAIGTERRLSDTDESYLSDYIQRHKVPLPDLSDTTGSGSGAEDDDLQSLKSNATDGTWEENWLFRKRQLKTTESSIAMLVPSPTEEVKALIGDKNADEISDLSEAGSDCEGYESDGNVNGGTVPAVAPVVVASSSKDTTSEGISSSSKTQSLDEILPPDSLVSINSLPVNEEALSEATNSQLLADQVAQNGASERLQVDDLISIEPVADRVETTNPTLTNPFLDDVFEANNNVITDDVKMLQRTETGDNRSATESNGYGDRKEIPIDRAQIATNGGDVPEVQGDSGEQDASVDAPDTLIPGSIAEREHLKWRNAKPIANNPYSPDVLQRRLSEKTRPSSMIEIDRLVRKEAAPATGRAAGGVLIDDEETPKEPTDSGTENDRSLQSVTGGVLTETKKIGREYYINDPERLRAGGAPLKSTLGPQTQTQQPSHSTDDEKSLLLGRAVDESEAAAPQKLTPEPVSSLYRSSSVGKQRDPRAEDIFAARPVQVTADDPILQQGTKVSYLSTAAGEIYLVPVESEPNGGSLMSSSSELSSVHSPTNAHQRPELDSLTYSEDSDVTRIYDLTTGEAKVVRTCHSETEPPHDTILQILPQPSPTKQQPAIMATAPSHEQSSSSSNVSALKSQLSTGERADAGSYHRRSPFPVKPLSPETIKFFAPKRKLSFTGSTNSLVGESGSKGAGSEQGTTHVLPSMHSSLHIDYPASRSATGSEFAIIEKDVIDVLPSVKELAKCYSGSTSDVSTLPPKPLYKPRVKLRKDFIRQSSDVLNEEGMPNTKGQRQYSSTSSIAVRDEIREIRKLNLEAYRQSTYYPMAPGHSITARSLSKQIREHKSNVTDDHKVGHHQQEEQTAPAPLVPGGADGELNGTDADDEPGHASPERPASPVLLPGHLKSSIQFFESLKNKP; encoded by the exons ATGTGGAGGAAAAGCCGAACGAACGAATTGAGGGAACGAGAAGCACCACCTGGCGTGGCAGGGGAAAAGCCCGGCCGAACAAGCGGGAAAGGTAGCATACAGGATGGACGAGAtgcaggttcgtcgcttataCTTCCGAGCACCGGCGGCAGTCTCTGGTTAGTGGTCGTTAAGCGACGTAACTATCGCCGTTGCGTGTGGTGTAGGGAGCAGTTACCAAACTTGCATCGGCGCGATCCCTTCCG TAAACTCAGCCAACGACGGCGCTCTTCCCGGAAGCCCGATGCGGCAGAGTGTTACATGTGTAACGCAAACGTCGAGCTCGAAAATCCAGACAG CTTCGCAACATGCCGCGGTTGCGAAAAACTGGTCTGCCGGGGCGAAAACTGCTGCCAGTGGGTGGAATCGATCGGCATCTGGGAATGTACCGGCTGCCAGTCGAATCGCGTAATCCAGCAGAAGGCGGGCGAATGGCTGCTGAACCAGTTGACCGTCCGGCTGAAGCACCCGGGCCCGGTAGAGCTGAAGGACGGCAATCTGCTCGGTCTCGGTTTGG ACACGGACGATACTCGCAGCACCACTTCCAGCACAACGACGACCGTTTCGGCCAACCAGCGTGTGAAGGTGCGAGAATTTATCGAGGAGCTGCTGTCCGCTATGCTGCACGGTCCGCTGGACGATGTATCCGTTGGGCAGCTAATGAAACATGAAAGCT ATTTAAGACTTTTTCGCAAGTTCCACACACGTTTGAGCAGGTGTCTGTACAATCTAGAACGCTCGATCCATCACTCACTAATGTCGG atctaCCACTATGGGAAGgtcaacagcagcatcacagCCCGAGCGATCAGCACTTCGAGCTGAAGCGACTGATACAGAAGATACTGGAAGAGATCGCCAAGCTGCCGGAGCTGCTGAACCACAGTGGCCTTCCGCTACGGCCGGAAGAGCATCTGCCGTACTTCGATCCGAAGAAGTACGAGCAGCTGTTGGCCACTGCGGTGCTGAACAAG GTGGTGGACGACTATCGGAATCCGAAAAACTTCACCGACGGCGGTGACGTGGCAGGCAAGGGGCAGACCGGCGCTGGTGCCACCCCGTACACCGGTACCACGGTGGACATTAACCACAATCAGCTGTCCGAGACGG GTAGCAGCCGAAGTTTGCTGAGTAAAGAAAGCCTCAGACAGATGTCCGTAACG GCTGACGATCAAGCACCACAACCACACGAAGGCGTCAGCTACAGTGCGATCGGCACGGAAAGGCGACTCTCCGACACGGACGAATCCTACCTGAGCGACTACATCCAGCGGCATAAAGTCCCGCTGCCCGATCTGTCCGACACGACCGGATCCGGGTCCGGTGCCGAGGACGACGATCTGCAATCGCTCAAGTCGAACGCGACCGATGGTACGTGGGAGGAAAATTGGCTGTTCCGCAAGCGGCAACTGAAGACGACCGAATCCTCGATCGCCATGCTCGTACCGTCGCCCACCGAAGAGGTGAAAGCACTGATCGGGGACAAGAATGCGGATGAGATCAGTGATCTGTCTGAGGCAGGATCGGACTGTGAAGGGTACGAGTCGGATGGGAATGTGAACGGTGGCACTGTACCAGCGGTAGCGCCTGTGGTTGTGGCATCAAGCAGCAAAGACACAACGAGTGAGGGAATTTCGTCCTCCTCCAAGACACAATCACTGGACGAGATCCTGCCGCCCGACAGTCTCGTGTCGATCAACTCGTTGCCGGTCAATGAGGAGGCACTGTCGGAAGCTACCAACAGTCAGCTGCTGGCCGATCAGGTCGCACAGAACGGAGCCAGTGAACGTCTGCAGGTGGACGATCTGATCAGTATCGAACCGGTGGCGGACAGGGTGGAAACGACCAATCCAACCCTGACCAACCCATTCCTGGACGATGTGTTTGAGGCAAACAACAATGTTATAACGGACGACGTGAAGATGCTGCAGCGTACCGAGACAGGGGACAATCG TTCCGCCACCGAATCCAACGGTTACGGTGACCGAAAAGAAATCCCAATAGATCGAG CACAAATAGCAACCAATGGAGGCGATGTACCGGAGGTACAGGGTGATTCTGGAGAGCAGGACGCGTCCGTGGATGCACCGGACACGCTCATACCAG GATCCATTGCCGAACGGGAGCATCTGAAGTGGCGCAATGCCAAACCGATCGCCAATAACCCGTACTCGCCCGATGTGCTCCAGCGTCGGCTGTCGGAAAAGACACGCCCGTCCAGCATGATCGAGATCGATCGGTTGGTGCGGAAGGAGGCGGCCCCAGCCACCGGAAGAGCTGCCGGCGGTGTGCTGATCGACGATGAGGAAACTCCAAAGGAACCGACGGATTCGGGGACAGAAAACGATCGCTCGTTACAGTCGGTGACGGGTGGCGTACTGACAGAAACGAAGAA GATCGGTCGCGAGTACTACATCAACGATCCAGAGCGTCTGCGTGCGGGCGGTGCCCCCTTAAAGTCCACCCTAGGTCCCCAGACGCAAACCCAGCAGCCATCGCACAGTACCGACGACGAGAAA TCCCTTCTGCTTGGCCGTGCTGTGGATGAGAGTGAAGCTGCAGCCCCTCAAAAACTCACCCCCGAACCGGTCAGCTCCCTGTACCGCTCGAGCAGCGTCGGTAAGCAGCGAGACCCCAGGGCGGAAGACATCTTCGCTGCCCGCCCGGTACAGGTGACGGCAGACGATCCGATCCTGCAGCAGGGCACGAAGGTGAGCTACCTCAGTACGGCGGCGGGCGAGATCTATCTCGTACCTGTGGAGTCAGAACCGAACGGAGGCTCACTGATGAGCTCTTCCTCTGAGCTAAGCTCCGTTCACTCACCGACGAACGCTCATCAGCGCCCGGAGCTGGATAGCCTTACGTACAGCGAAGACTCGGATGTGACGCGTATCTACGACCTAACGACCGGGGAGGCAAAGGTCGTCCGTACGTGTCACTCGGAAACGGAGCCACCGCACGATACGATCCTGCAAATACTACCTCAACCCTCACCGACCAAACAGCAGCCAGCGATAATGGCGACTGCCCCTAGTCATGaacagtcgtcgtcgtcgtccaacGTATCGGCCCTTAAAAGTCAACTTTCTACCGGCGAACGGGCGGATGCTGGAAGCTATCATCGCCGTTCGCCATTTCCCGTGAAACCACTCTCGCCCGAAACGATCAAATTCTTTGCGCCGAAGCGAAAGCTTAGCTTTACCGGCAGCACGAACAGTTTGGTGGGGGAGTCGGGGAGCAAGGGAGCTGGTAGTGAGCAGGGTACTACACACGTGCTGCCCTCGATGCACTCGTCGCTGCACATTGACTATCCCGCGAGCCGGAGCGCGACGGGCAGCGAGTTTGCGATCATCGAGAAGGATGTGATCGATGTGCTGCCGTCGGTGAAGGAGCTGGCCAAGTGTTACAGTGGTAGCACGAGCGATGTGTCCACGTTGCCACCGAAACCACTGTACAAACCGAGG GTCAAGCTTAGAAAG GACTTTATCCGCCAGTCGTCCGATGTGCTGAACGAGGAAGGCATGCCCAACACGAAGGGCCAGCGGCAGTACAGCAGCACGAGCAGCATAGCGGTGCGGGACGAGATACGGGAGATCCGAAAGCTCAACCTGGAAGCGTACCGACAGTCGACGTACTACCCGATGGCTCCCGGGCACAGCATAACGGCGCGCAGCCTGTCGAAGCAGATCCGTGAGCATAA GAGCAACGTTACAGACGACCATAAGGTGGGCCACCACCAGCAGGAGGAGCAAACGGCACCAGCACCGTTGGTGCCGGGTGGTGCCGACGGTGAGCTCAACGGAACCGatgcagacgacgaacccggcCATGCATCTCCGGAGCGTCCCGCCAGCCCCGTACTACTGCCCGGCCATCTGAAGAGTAGCATACAGTTTTTCGAAAGCCTCAAGAACAAACCGTAA